The genome window AAACGATTATAGCAATTGAGAAACAGAAATATGAGCCGTCAATTGGTGTAGTATTAATGATTTCTTTAGTCTTGAAGGAACCAATTGAAAAATTATTTTTTTTTCATGAGGAATAAAGAAGTA of Lysinibacillus agricola contains these proteins:
- a CDS encoding helix-turn-helix transcriptional regulator; amino-acid sequence: MKKGKVNNNVRQYRRLIDLTQEEFAQKIGVHRQTIIAIEKQKYEPSIGVVLMISLVLKEPIEKLFFFHEE